TTCTGTTTTAAGGACTGACTAAAATCACTTCTGCATAAATATTCATACAAAATTAAGAGGACACTTTTTGAATGAATCTCTTTCTCaattaaaaagattaaaaataatgaaaaaaaaaatatttttaagtcTTGCTGTGTTGGGTTAATTCTAATAATTGTTGTATGAAGTTGCTTGATGTGCAAAATCTGCTTGTGGGTGTTGTTAGAGAAGTGGCTTTATGAAGGTAAAGTGGCAAGTAGGTCAATCTTTTCACCTGGTAATGGAGATGCCAGCTGTCCTTCATCTGCACTGGAGCCGGAATTTAGGAAAACATCGAGTGCTTCCTGGTCAGAGATGTCCATCAGGTCCATCTGCTCCAGAACGTCCACGTTCACCTCCATAGAGGAGATACTTCCCATGGGGGCTGCGTACAGGCAGAACAGCATTCATTTACAATTTTAGGTCATTTGAAGAATtccaaacatttgaatatttacatgTTGTCCTTCTAAAGTTTATCACAGGGCATATAATTCTTCGTCACTAAACCTGAATCTGTACTTTTAGATTTCAATCTCTTTGTCAATTTCTGTTATTACGAAAGAAAAAgcacaacagcaaaaaacattttaagacatttcatCTTTCGATTCACGAAGCACAATGTCCCAATTTGCCTGCAGGTGGCAGCCTCCATCCTATGAACCTTTATTCAGAAACTAAGAACCCAAAGAAACTTTTATATTGAAAAATCAAAGAGGTCTCAGGAGGGGCGACAGAGGGAGTTCCCTCTGTTTTAAGGggttttaatgttgtactttttccatgtaacaaaaaacaaaacagacagaacagTGACTCACGTTTCCTGCAGTCGATCTGCAGGTGAGAAGAAGGCAGATAGTTTTCCAAATCATGCTGATAGACCTCCTCAAAAAAGTGCTGTCTCTCCCTCGACTTCAGGTGCTGTGATGAATCATTGTCCAGCAGCCTCTGAGAGTTGTCCGTCTCTGCTAAACACCcaaacaagataaaaaataGTGGTTAGTGGGGGGGCCCATGTGCAGAGGCCATAGTCCACCAAGTGGCCAGCCCGGGTTccaatccaacctgtggctcttttcccgcatgtcattccccactctctctctccctgatttctgactctatccactgtcctatctaaataaaggcataaaagcctgaaataaaccttaaaaaaacttgaattcatcatgacaaagggaaaaaaaacaggagataTATTATATGAACTAAGAATCATCTGTTTTCTTCCATAACTATAGGACTGTCGATTCATTATTGCATAATCACACAAATTACACATAATATTTTACCGAAACTATAAAAATGTTCACAGAATaggaatcaaattaaaaatcacGTTTTAAGAAACTGTCGGGTAAAGGAAGGTGGAGATGTTTGTGTTCGTCTACTACTCTTTGGCAGCCTCTTAAAGAAAGCAAAGGATTAAACTGTTGCCAGATTTGGATGAACTATACACAAGTACATTCTTTCAAAGCTAATCATCCGTTAATTTATTACCTGAGAGAAAGTGTAGTCTACTCCCCTATTAAGCTTCATACTTTTTCTTATCATCTGTCAAGAGCTGTCAGTGTTTAACGAGCtgatgataaaagaaaatatttggaTTTCGTTAATAAGCAGACAGGCTCTTAGAGTCGCCgacaaaataaagtaaatgatTGTCATGATCGTATTAGTTATCTGTCTAGGAGTCTCAGCATATTATTTATCTACATGTGTCTTCTATTCATTCACTCTTTCTATAAATTAATCTTCCCACATTCCTTTTAGACAGCTTTGGCTTTAtgttttctgaaaataaaagtctgatCCCTTGAGGAAATAAGGAACACACATGCAGTTTGAAATATTAATTTGATACCAGATGCAGATTTGTACTGCAGGCATCAAATGTGCTATCACATTATCAAAGTAAATGACTTTGAATTAAATGCATTAAACTCCACTTCTTAAAAATGATTCATCCAAACCATTCATTGTTtgtaaggattttttttagttttcatcttttcaatTTGATGTCAACATTACTCCCCTTTGCAAATCATatgttacatatttatattACAGCAGGCAGTATCGAAGGGTTTGAAAATGTCTGCTGATGGCTTAGCATGTTTCCATAAAGTATGTCTAATTGAATGTTTTGCAGACAAACATCCATTAACAGTACTTTACAGTTCATGTGATGAGAGAAGTTGGTTGGTGCGACAGAATAAAAAGTGTTTGGTAGTTTGGTATGTTGCCAAGGGTTATTTTAAGCATTTGTCCTCTTATCTTATCTCTATGATATTTCTTGAGGCATCGCTGGTGATTGTAGTTAGTAAAAGTAAAACCTAGCCAGAAATATGTGATGTACTGCATCGACCTCTACTTCTGGTTGTGTAACTGTGCTACATCCTCCTAAGCACACATTGTGCTTTCTCCCACTGGGCTCCATGAACTGACACTTTGACTCATGTCaccagtgttttaaaaatgtgtgtgtggtgtgtttctgtgccaGGATGCATCCATGCAAATGAGCATGGTCACATCAGTCATAGCGTGTTTTTTTGCATGTATCTGTGAGTATGAGTTTTAGTACGAGTTTTACATACCAACAAGCTTCCATGACTAACAAGTTTACAAGATGTCAGAAGATGGATCTAACAGGCACAGTAACAGCATTCGTTTTACTTCTTCTACAGAAATTGTCTGCgctattttttacatttattttttattttttaataaacacaaaaagtcTTCAGACAGCTCTGGAGACCTAGCCAGTCACGCCTCCACAGCCCTggaggtttgtttgtttctctcatgCACTCCTGATGACCCTTTATTGTGACATTCAGGCTTTGTGTGGAGGCGCCAAACAACTCTGTGGTTCATTTcctttctggtgtttttttttttttttttaaattgcagaaGTAACTTTCAAAATACAAATTTCATGAAAGTGTCAGTGATGCTACAAAACAGTgtctataaataaatgtgaatgaTGCCAAATGAACTAATACATCTAAACAAGAAATAGTGACATATACTGTCGGATAAGtaactgtgatttttttatacTGAATTGTACTGAACTGATATTCATAGTTTCAGCTCACTGATGCATTGGTGAACTTTCCGTTGCACAAAAAAATCGTAATTGCAATGCCATTATTTCCCCAAATTACGTAGATGGCCTCCTTTGTTTGACCGAGCAGGAATAATGCAATCATTCTTAGACAAGAAACAGCACCGCTTCATCTTATTAGAGAACGTAGACCCTCCATTTTCTAAAGCTGTTTTACAGTAAAGTAGCAAATAATTTGTGGATAATAGTTGCAGATGAATTGTAAAGTGAGTAATATCTTTTCTTTTAACTCTCTACATACTATATATACAATGATAGACAAACACCTTTAGCCCACAACTAAAGAAAGAGACCCCCCTATACATTACCAGGATGTTTATGCCCCCTTTACTTTTCGTTTGCAATGTGTAACGCACAGAGGCAGAATGGAGGGACAAAGCGGTGGCAGTGTATAACATGAGCCAGCAGGGTAGAACAGctttgtgtgtgagcatgtcttattgtgtgtttatgtgaagctctgtctgtttgtttacatgacGTGCATCTTGTGCTGCATAATCCAATGTAAAATCATGCTGCTCGAGCAcgatgctaacatgctaacccTTGCTTCATTAAGAAGCTCGGGAGTAGTAAACATGTGTATAGGGTGCTACACTAATAAGGCGTCTGATGACGATGAAACTACAGAGCTTATGTAAACTGTTTTTCTGGCCATATGggcttttcattttctctctgtgaGTACTTCTAATTTTTTCACTACTCAAGTCGAGCTAGCCAGTGGACATATCCAGCCCACGCAAACACGCACACCCGTTCAGCTGCACTTCTCCATCTGTCTGCCTCTATGTGGGAGAAAAGCATGTATGTTAAAGACTGACTCATCCGCATAACCTCTGAGGTTTCTTCCACCCTGCTGTGGAAGATGTGTGGGACGTCTCCATGCAAATTGGCCGGGGTTACATTTCTACCATGCTCTGTGAGAGACCCAACTGGTGCTCATAAGCGGTTCGGGGAGCCCCCTGTTTTTGACAGAGGTTATTCGCTGCCAACCATCTTTGTGGGGCTTTTTGGGCAAATTGAGTGAAGTATTTTCCCAACGTTTAATCACAGATTCAATGTTCTTTGCGCATGACGAGTATATAAGCTTAAGCCTTCCAGAAGCAGTCCCAAGTATGTGTGAAACAAAAAGCATTTTTGCACAATGAATAACCTTAAGCTAGAGAGTTAAACTGATTTTCAAGACAAGCGAGTGCAAGGGTGAGTGAGCACAAAGTCTGATGAAAACAATTCTTGTGTTTAAAGAGGCTACGCATTCAGTTTTCAGGCTGCTGCTTAATGCTCATGTAGACTATAAAATACAGGTCACATGGAAAGAGTTTACTGTAGGTGGGtcaagaaacaaagaaaagctgTGATTCTGTACTGTTTCTTTGTTAGGCAAGTGTTGGCATGAGGGTATCAAGAGAAAGCCTacaaaagagaaggaaataattaaaataacagagaacaAAATGGACAAGAATACAGATAAGACCATTGGTATTATGTGTATAGTGCTTGACTGCTTACACTCCACTTGACTCAAAACTTAAAAATCTATATGATTTGAGAAGAAAGCCAGTCTGAATTTTATGGTATGACTGTCATCAAAAAGTGAGCGTGTCAGTGTCTAACATCTCATGCCAATCGAGCCTTTGCAAAGGAGATCATGAAATAAGAAATGAacctcattttcttttcatttaggGAACTGAAACAGCTCCTTTCATGGCTGACACTGAAACACAAGGTCTGTTCAAACATACCCTCAGGTCTTGGACCACCATAACTTCAAAGACAAAGTTTGTCAAGGTGTTTCCCCAAGACTGATGTTTTACCATATAGAATCATTGTAAGTTCTCAACCTCAGGGTGTTAAATCATCAGCACCAAAATTTGAGAATACCCAATTTGTCTCCCATTCACATTTAAGCCTGGATTACTGACAAATCTAAGGAagtgtttcctttttctgaTTTGGTTTGAAGCTGAGGCCCTGGAAAACATGCTTGAACTTTGTTTAGTTCTGACAGTCCAAGAAGAGCCAGTGCAAAAACAGACATTCTTCATATTTAAGTACAGTGAAGTCACCATTTTTAACAACGTGCCGTCAGCATGCTCCATTTTATTACAATTCATTTACAATATAAACAGTCAACACTGGGCAGCTATTGCCCTACACAGTTCACTGTTATTGtgctcattttctttcttaGCCTTGTTGggcatacagtacatcatgtAAGCCTTTGGAAACGATGCCCTGCCGACGCTGTCTGTTAAAAACTAGCAAGTCAGGCACATCGGAGCTTTATGATAAAGCTGACACACATTTTGATTGACTATTTCCCCTTTGCTTGTGTATCTggttttcagaatcagaatcggtttttttttattgcaaaggAAATTTACatatacaaggaatttgacttggtgtaatGGCTACAAAAGATACTCTCTCAACTCATGTACACATGCAGCTTCATGACACTGTAGAGATGTCCTGATTCTGACAGGCCTAGCATGATTAAAAATCTCTGTACAAATGAATTATTGAACTTATGGTGTAATCGCATTTTGCTCATTTATTCTTAAGGCAGGAAAAAGTCAAAGTTATTTTGTTAATACCAACACACGGCTGACTTTAAGAAAAAGGACTCATGTTTTAGACCTCCAGAGCTGTCCTTTGAATTTCCTTCGCGCTTCTGATCTGTGACGGGACCTATGCCCCCTACCCAGAAATCCCTGCTCCATCTCAGCCTACACTGAACCATAATTACCTAGGGCTTACAGTTACATAATAGTGGTACAATCCTTCCACTGCACATCCGACAACAGTGGACTCAAACTGCTTTGCAGTGCATGACTGCACAGCTTACTGGCTTGGTTGTGTGTACGTGGATGTAGGATGATTGTGTTGGCtgggaaagaaacaaagaaagaaataaagaaacaataaagaaaaaggaggaaggaTGGCTGACATAGAGAGGGGAGTGTGTTGTTATGTAACATGAGCCTGCTTTGCATTATTCCTGGTATAAAGTAACTGTAGAGTCAGAGTTTTGAGGCAAAGGGCTTTGCTGGGTTTGCTTGCCTCAGCTAAGGCTCACACTGACAAATCCAAGGGTGTAGTGACGCcatgcagtttctgtgcattttttttcttttctatataTCTCATATGtagtgttcatttttttttgacagacatTTCCATTCCTGCACTTTGATCAGATCATCAACACTTCTCTCTGACATGGATTTTTAAACAGAtcaagaggtgtgtgtgtgtgtgtgtgtgtgtgtgtgtgtgtgtgtgtgtgtgtgtgtgtgcgcgtgtgtgtgtcagaggatgTCAGGTTGGGCGTAACAGAGCCAGGACGGTTGAGCTTAATcacatgatttttttcatccttcTGATTATTCTTCAGGCGTCTGCGTAGTGTTGCAGTCATACATCAAGGCTCCTGGGAACTGCTAAGAGTGGGAACAAATGTTCCTTTTGAACCAAAGAGTCACATGCTGAAGCATTCAATCCCCGTGAGGCGAGCAGAAAGTAAATCCCATGATCATCTTTCTGTTCGCAGTGAACAGAGAGgctgggtgtctgtgtgtgtgtgtgtgtgtgtgtgtgagaaggagAGCTAGTAAGCACTGCATGGCCAGTCACATTTGACAGCCCATCTATctcaaactcctcccctcctctcttgcAGCTCCTAGTCCCCCCTTTGGGTCTGATGATGGTGTCACCCACTGCACAGCAGTATACACTCTCATCATGTTTTAGGTATTACTGCTTTTATTTACTGAGCCAATCGCTCGCTGCTGCTACCCTCATAGCCACAGCAGTCCATCAAGCATAAATCATTTATGAGTGAGAACACTGCACCACAACGTCAACTCCCCCCAGCACcctccctccacacacacacacacacataaacacaaatccATATCACTATTCACACCGCCATGTAGTACTATCCAGACAGGCTGTTTATTGTACCAATGCCCTACCTCTTTCTACAACGCTCACCCCCATCATTGTCGTACTACGTCACACTGCAAGATATTAAGTAGCACATAATTTGAATTAAGCCAGAATTAGTGTCATTACATCACTCTCATATTCAGCTTACGATGATCCCCAATGCTGTGATTGTATCTTGAACCCTGTCTGACCACCAGCTCCATAAGTATCTATTCAGCTAGAGTATTCCCAGGCCATTCCCCTTCCCAAAGCCATTAAAGCTCTTCACTCAGGGCTAAATGCAAACATGACCTCCATCCGTGCCCACAGCCTCTTATTCGGGTCAATCAAAAGAGGGCTTTTAGTCCCCCTCCATAGATCTCATAATGTAGTGCTCTAACGCTATGGTGTAGAGACATTACCTAACACTCATATGAGACCCCAGCACTGaaacaaattaattaaaacagcAAGTAGTGAAGTAACTGATTCATTCTACACTAAAAACAGCTCATGTGAGATCACGAGTTCAGTCAAAAAGCAAGACACTGTTTTCTTTTGACAGCAGCTACCAGTGAGTCTTTCCTGCGTCTATATAAAGACCTTCCGTTAGCCTAGTCAGCCTCTGAGAAGCAGTCGTTATCCCTTCAAAGTGATTAAACCTTGTGTGCATCTTGCAGTGCTGTACCACCAACTAGGCTGTCAGGCTAATTTAGTTGAAACAGACATGGCCTCTGGCTGTTATTATTACTTTGAACAATTAAGAGCTGTACTGCATTTTTTGTTGGGTTTGTTTCAAGTCTGACCCTAGCCTCAtaaaaaggagagaaataaGAAATGAAAGGATTATTCTAAATGTGCAATTTAGAGTTTTTAAGTTTGTAGTTACATAACAAATCCTTGGGGTAGAGATTTCAATAACATGGCCCAATGACAGCCATGCAGTTTAGCCAACAATGCATGCATGATAGTTACTAGTTATAGATTATATAATAAATTACATACATAGTTATAGATTACTACCTGTAATTACCATTTACTAAACTGCATGcatcatacagtatatatactgtatgtgatgTAAAGCATTGCTAATACTGATCTTTTACTTTATCAAATAACTTACCGATGCTGAATTAAATTTAATTGGTTTCTAAATTAAGTATGTACTAAGATTGTAGTGCTTGACCAGTAGTAGAAATCTAATTCCCCTtgcattatttttcattcaacTTTTCATTGCTTTGGGTTTTCATAAATATGCAAAGAGAAAATAACATGGAATTGCAAGTAGTAAATACCTGCACAGAATCAACAATGGACAGATAAAGTGTTCAACAATGTAGAATAAATCTCTTAAGATGgagttaaaatacactgtacaGTACTATATGTATTTACACACGTTCTCTGCCTACCTTTCTGTAACTCGTGCACTGTTGATTACTTACATGCCAGACGCATTTTGTGGTTTGTCGACCCAGTTGACGACATGATCCAGTGGATGTGGGACTGCTTGAAGAGTGTGTTTTGCCTTTGAGTGTTTGTGATGTTCTTCTCCCCTCCTGTCAAGGGTCCAGGACAGGATGCTGGTGTGTGTAGTGGTTGGTCATCTATTCAATGCATCTCTTGACTTTTGCACCAGGACAAATCAAACATAGTACATTCATACGTTAcactctccctcccctctcctcctgtcttgtcttcctctctgctctgcctcTTTGCTTCCCCGTCTCCCTCCCCTAGTGTTTGATCGCCTTTGCTGTTCTTTCTAGGTTTTCCCTCTCACTGCTTCACACTCATCTTGGCTGCCTCtctgtcccacacacacacacacacacacatgcgctcTCTCTGTCAGGCTGGCTCAGAGGGGTTGTAAGGAGCTGTGCAGCTTAGGGACGGGGGATTGTGATAGTGGGCTACGGCATTGTGGCCTGTACCAACTGGTGACAGCGAAGGGGTCAACAGGATCAGACAGCATAAGACATTTGACTTATCATCtagaaaaaaaccccaaattTAAACACCTCCCATCTCAAACATCACTGCTTTgctttgtattcattttatCGTTTTACTGTTGTAGGATGAACGCCTATGAAGTAAACTGGAATAAAAGAAGATACACTGCATATTAATAAATCACCACCTCTCATCATATTATCAGGGGAAAAAAGCCGTTATTAAAATGATCCCCACACTATGACTTTAAAACGATTAACCTTGTATATAAAAGACACCTATAGGGTTTTTACAACTATACGATATTCTGGCTCTGATGATGTTTTTGGGCAATTTTAGCTTAACCTATTAAAAACATTAGCTTTTTACCAATACCACCAAACACATTATGGAGCCCAGGCTGGTGGGAAGACTCTAAGTATCTCCTTCTAATTTTATATCAGTCAAACCAGTCCGATGGTAGTGGCTGgacgtcaggcggtggttgggacaaaaatgaagccaatgcggtcGTGCAAcgtcctgcagttcattgagggTCCTCTTGAGGCTGGTTATAAAAGAACATGAAGTCAACTACACACCCATCCAAAAATGCCAgattttacagcagaattaacatgtttacagccaggtTCAAAAAATgccatgccatttatttttctgtcattccaaacatgttaacatgtctTGGGAAAAACACAATCTTTACGCCTTCTTTTATTGGGCCTACCTCCTTACTACAATAACAGCATTCTGTTGTGCGTAACACTGGGCTCCTGGATTAGCACCTTCCTTTCCAAGGTGTAAATACAgaacaccgtcacaatcaccgcagTTTTTGTCAGGTTTGGTATATTGCAATGcatgtactaacttaacttattTCCATTTTCGATTTTttgcagaaacgccccatattgcatattcatttaGGCAAACATACTATATGGACAATGCGTTTAGCTCATTTGAaagacttccggtgttcctggagccatcCTTAAGCAGACACTCGATGAAccgcaggattttgcacttctgcactgACTTCATTTTCCCTAATATTACCTGCTGCATCAGCTGGAATCCGAACTCTTAAaggttttaaataaacacaagatacttgTGCCCTAATGAAAAGATAAGTGTTAAGTGAAGTCAGCCCTTGCTCCAGTCATGCCCCTATGTCCTACTGTTAAGTTACATACCTTATGGTCATTAGTCGCCACCccaaccaaaacagcattgcTTTCTTCAACAGACCCCGGCACTGTACAtgcaagctccaggtagtgacgacgctgatactacctaccctaccacatggcctCTCTTGGCCCCCACAACTAAATCGTTTAGACTGAAGGACAGCAAGAGCCAGGACTTCACCAGGGTTGTCAAGTGGGACAACTGGCCACCAGTGTTTTGCCCAAGTAGTCCCACAACACCTCAGGAAGGGTGGACAGTTAACTCTGGCATCCCAGAGTCCCCCTCCTCAATTCCAGTTCTCACTGCCCATTATACCCACATGCAGAGCTTCTATATcttacctaaccctaaccctttagTACATGGCCATCACAGCCCAATCAATGTTGCCACTTTCAACAGACCCAAGCTCCATTTATGCAAGTTTCAGGTAGTGACAAATCAGATAATACCTCTACATTCTTTTTCTACTCTACATACCAACCTTGTGACAGTGAAGTAGCCCCAATCAAAAACTTAACGCGACTATTCTCCATACTCCAAAGGTCCCCTCCAACTAAGACTCCTCTTGTCTACACTTTCTCAGTTCATCCACTGTCCCTGTTTCACCTGAGCCACTGCCTCTGTACACTTTACTACTTCTTCTTGTTGACGTACCTGCTCCACTACCagcttctttatttctttggaaCCTGCTTTATTACACACAATACAATACCTCTAGGTGGGTTTGGGACAATGTTACTAACTACACTGTCTTTGCTACCTGATATCAACAGTTCTGTTCTTACCTTTGCATACTGGAAAATGAATCATTGCTAGTTGAAGTATCCCTTTCCCATTGCCACACTACTCAGGCACTGCGGCACCCCTAACCATTTCCTAATATACGACAAAGTGAAAAATGTCcatttgcgttcacacatgcagcgtAGACCCACACATGCAGAGTTTTGTTCATATGGGAAAAAACTCTAAGTGATATTCAAGCAAGCACAACCTGAGGTCACGAAGGACATTAGTAATCACTTTGAGTAGTAAAgtgactgtgtttgtgaaaACTGTTTacaaatcactttttatttgtcaatGGATTAATTAGATGCCATAAAGGTTCTTACAGCTGGTAAAATAGTGCTTTCTCTTTTATTGCCAGCTCTTTTTTTCCTAAGAAACCCTATTTAATGGACACTTTAAGTACTTGGCTTCAGGAAATAGAACATCTGAGCATCCTCACAACTTATGAAAATTTACAGCAGACTTGACGGCTAATTAAAAGGTGAGAAACCAAATGTCCTTCATTAAGAAGTGATAACATTTCGGCTCAAAGGCTTATGAGATTCATTAATTATGTATAGCAGCAGAAGGCCATTTATATCTACACCCATCATCCTCTGATTAAGTTTGCTTAGATTTTGAGCAGCATATAATTTGGGaaattcagttaaaaaaaaaaatgcaatcctCATTTTCTGTTTGCAAAACCGAAGggattttttgtgctttttgttaaGTATGTTTCTTAGTGTaaatatcaacaacaacatacaaggGTGCACTAACATGTAGTTCAGAACAAACTCATACAAATACTCCAATAAAAACACACGTCATCCAACAAACACCTGTGCTGCTACGAACACCCCTGCTAAATGTCATGCACGGGGGTTAATAGGCACTTAGCATCACAGACTCTGCAGGTCCTGACTTCCCCTTCCCTAATTAGAGGCTTCTAACAGCCAATTACATCACACTTCAGCTGGAGGAGGCAGCTCCAGTCTAACCACTAATGTCACAGAAAATGCATTACAGACAACGTAAGGAGATGGAGTTGTATCATATGGTGATGAGATTCATGGCTTTCGCTGCTTTTATACTGATGCTGTCCTTAATGAACCCAGAGATGATTCAAATATTCTTCAGCTTGCACAGTGAGTTCTGCATCATgtatctcacctgtgtttggTACAGGGACTGCCAAAAGTCTGCCATATTCTTGTGTAGTCTTCAAACCTCATGACTTTTCGTATTTCTTAAAGATGAGAGATTTTCCCTCTCACTGTACATGCTGACCTCTAGCCACCGCAAAGTATATTGCAGCATATTTCAAAGGCTGCTTACCCTAACCTCATTGGCGAGTCAATAGTGACATCTGCTGGTGAACATTGTGTATTACATTTTAGCTCACACTTTGTGTGAGGTTAACTAGGcaagaacaaaaaatatttcaacaatTTTCAGCATGTTTTTGCAACACTAAAAGCTCCTTTCTCTTCTCAAAATTGAAATGCCATGAATTATACTCAGAAATGTTTATAGTCAAAGAAATATCACCTTGATGAAAAACAGTTTAAGATTATTTTGATATGATGTGTCATGAAACAcagttttaaacacatttaatttgttgttgttttttggttaGATACGCCCAATTTTAATTCATTCAGGTGAACAAAAGGGGATttccaatgtgtgtgtgtgtgtgtgtgtgtgtgtgtgtgtgtgtgtgtgtgtgtgtgtgtgtgtgtgtgtgtgtgtgtgtgtgtgtccgtcttTGCTTTCTCAGCTCTATCAGTGCTGGCTTCCTCTTTGAAACTGTGTTGTCTCAGTCTTCTGCAGCACAGTCTCTGATGTGGCTTGTGAGTCATACTGTGGTAAATATACTCATCTTGCGCATGCACACTGGCATGTACACTCACACATAAGGACAGCAGCTCAGGGCATGTATTCACATCTATACATTCACTACCAACAGACACAATAGTCAGTTTTCCCTTTGTATATTACACTTAGCTTGTTCATTAAACACTACGCCTGCTGACATAAGGTGCAGGATTtacccaacacacacagacacagagacagatgaaaaaaaaaaaaaagttcttcacACCATGTCTTCACAAGCTGCACCAGACAGTAAAGTCAGAGCCCtcaaactttattaaaaaatatcacATTATACTGTATGGGGATATTCTTGgggtcaccatggcaacagacaTCCAAGTGCCAAATGCACAAATGTGCACACCTGCCTGCCAGTGTTCCAAGTTGTGCCTGTGAGCCTGCCTGTTACACAGCATCTAGGTGTTGTTAGCTAAACGTGGTGGGATGGAGAGGTGACAGTAACAAGGCCTTTGTTCTCAGAGAGAGGAACATGTGGCGCCCTCAAAGTGTTAGTTAGCCATTGTGAGACAAGAAAGATATTAGGATTGTGCTCGCTTCAACTGTGAGATGCACAACCTTTTGTGTGAAACAGAGCTGTATCTTGCCAGACTTGGTAAGGAATACGACACAGTGAGTGACAGCCTCTAAGAAAAACAGTGAGTCTTAATTGCTGCATTCAATACGCTCATGTATACCTGTTATGcgttttacattttctgaccAACCTCACCTCTTATAATATGACATGTCTGACTTGTGTTTTTGGCTTTCTGCTGTTGTAAATGTGCACGTTGCCATCTATAGCTCGGTCCTAAAAGTCGACAATTTGAAATACTCTTAGATCCTTGACTATGATGCGTCTCTGCTGATGTCCAAGTGTGCAC
This region of Labrus bergylta chromosome 12, fLabBer1.1, whole genome shotgun sequence genomic DNA includes:
- the LOC109980996 gene encoding dysbindin isoform X3, translated to MSSTGSTNHKMRLASETDNSQRLLDNDSSQHLKSRERQHFFEEVYQHDLENYLPSSHLQIDCRKPPMGSISSMEVNVDVLEQMDLMDISDQEALDVFLNSGSSADEGQLASPLPEGEEEEGEEEEEDEEEEDDEDAEVVYRERATLKRQQEVQRSSKSRLSSTSSGSCDTSEGGADTPVIQSDDEEVHADTLLLTSVPHTRDEETEEEDEEERCRGTKSS